The following proteins are encoded in a genomic region of Rhinolophus ferrumequinum isolate MPI-CBG mRhiFer1 chromosome 17, mRhiFer1_v1.p, whole genome shotgun sequence:
- the PSMD6 gene encoding 26S proteasome non-ATPase regulatory subunit 6: protein MPLENLEEEGLPKNPDLRIAQLRFLLSLPEHRGDAAVRDELMAAVRDNNMAPYYEALCKSLDWQMDMDLLNKMKKANEEELKRLDEMLEDAEKNLGESEIRDAMMTKAEYLCRIGDKEGALTAFRKTYDKTVALGHRLDIVFYLLRIGLFYMDNDLITRNTEKAKSLIEEGGDWDRRNRLKVYQGLYCVAIRDFKQAAELFLDTVSTFTSYELMDYKTFVTYTVYVSMIALERPDLREKVIKGAEILEVLHSLPAVRQYLFSLYECRYSAFFQSLAIVEQEMKKDWLFAPHYRYYVREMRIHAYSQLLESYRSLTLGYMAEAFGVGVEFIDQELSRFIAAGRLHCKIDKVNEIVETNRPDSKNWQYQETIKKGDLLLNRVQKLSRVINM from the exons aTGCCCCTGGAGAACCTGGAGGAGGAGGGTCTGCCCAAGAACCCCGACCTGCGCATCGCGCAGCTGCGCTTCCTGCTCAGCCTGCCCGAGCACCGTGGGGACGCGGCCGTGCGCGACGAGCTGATGGCGGCCGTCCGCGACAACA ACATGGCTCCTTATTATGAAGCCTTGTGCAAATCCCTGGACTGGCAGATGGACATGGACCTgcttaataaaatgaagaaggcAAATGAAGAAGAGTTGAAACGTTTGGATGAGATGCTGGAAGATGCAGAAAAGAATCTTGGAGAGAGCGAAATCCGCGATGCCATGATGACGAAGGCAGAGTACCTGTGCCGGATAGGTGACAAG GAGGGTGCTCTGACCGCCTTTCGCAAGACTTATGACAAAACTGTGGCCTTGGGTCACCGGCTGGATATTGTGTTCTATCTCCTCAGGATTGGCTTATTTTATATGGATAATGATCTGATCACTCGAAACACAGAGAAGGCCAAAAG CTTAATAGAGGAAGGAGGAGACTGGGACAGGAGAAACCGCCTAAAAGTATATCAAGGTCTTTATTGTGTGGCTATTCGTGATTTCAAACAGGCAGCAGAACTCTTCCTTGACACTGTTTCGACATTTACATCCTATGAGCTCATGGATTATAAAACTTTCGTGACATACACCGTGTATGTCAGCATGATCGCCTTAGAAAGACCTGATCTCAGGGAAAAG GTTATTAAAGGAGCAGAGATTCTTGAAGTGTTGCACAGTCTTCCAGCAGTTCGGCAGTATCTGTTTTCACTCTATGAATGTCGTTACTCAGCTTTCTTCCAATCATTAG CTATTGTGGAACAGGAAATGAAGAAGGACTGGCTGTTCGCCCCTCACTACCGGTACTATGTGAGAGAGATGAGAATCCACGCGTACAGCCAGCTGCTGGAATCCTACAGGTCATTAACCCTTGGCTACATGGCGGAAGCCTTTGGTGTCGGTGTGGAATTCATTGATCA GGAACTCTCCAGATTCATTGCTGCTGGGAGACTACACTGCAAAATAGATAAAGTGAATGAAATAGTGGAAACCAACAG ACCTGATAGCAAGAACTGGCAGTACCAAGAAACCATCAAGAAAGGAGATCTACTACTAAACAGAGTTCAGAAACTTTCCAGAGTAATTAATATGTAA